A genomic window from Acidobacteriota bacterium includes:
- a CDS encoding HD domain-containing protein, translating to MVYTRDFAYLEEKLITHLSDDELYNVQRAYEVAEKAHTGQRRDEGTAYIVHPVRVAVTLVDELDMYSPKLICSALLHDVIEDSPTTRAEIAAGFGEEIAEIVWLLTKFEDVSLAVYLEEIEAAHHTGAPIVKLCDRLDNLRFISHSPKLEKKYRYADTTEKYYLPMAQRTNAYLYRELNRALDALKIALGSE from the coding sequence ATGGTTTACACAAGAGATTTTGCTTATCTCGAAGAAAAATTAATTACGCATTTAAGCGATGATGAATTGTACAACGTGCAACGCGCCTACGAAGTCGCGGAAAAAGCCCACACCGGGCAACGGCGCGATGAAGGCACCGCCTACATCGTTCATCCCGTGCGCGTTGCCGTAACCCTTGTTGATGAACTCGATATGTACTCGCCGAAACTGATTTGCTCGGCGCTGTTGCACGATGTGATTGAAGACAGCCCGACAACGCGCGCAGAAATCGCCGCTGGTTTTGGCGAAGAGATTGCCGAGATTGTCTGGCTGCTGACCAAGTTTGAAGACGTCAGCCTCGCCGTTTACCTCGAAGAAATCGAAGCCGCGCATCATACGGGCGCGCCGATTGTCAAACTCTGCGACCGGTTGGATAATTTGCGCTTCATTTCGCATTCGCCGAAACTCGAAAAGAAATATCGTTACGCCGACACCACGGAAAAATATTATTTGCCGATGGCGCAAAGAACGAATGCCTATTTATACAGAGAGTTAAACCGCGCCCTCGACGCATTAAAAATCGCGCTTGGCAGCGAATGA
- a CDS encoding DUF2071 domain-containing protein, protein MSANQAKVFLTAEWKYLTMLNFEIEPDILRPYVPAGTELDTWNGKTFVSVVGFLFLNTKVLGLAIPFHRNFEELNLRFYVRHQASEGWRRGVVFIKEIVPRFAIATVARVVYNENYVAMPMRHQLEIENHNLKNNSQVEYGWRHRGDWNFLRVRIAGESKPLVSGEEAEFITEHYWGYAAQKDGGAVEYQVDHPPWQVWQVSSAQLHCDAKAIYGEKFVDALSAKPSSAFVAEGSAIIVRRGVRL, encoded by the coding sequence ATGAGCGCAAACCAAGCTAAAGTTTTTCTTACCGCCGAATGGAAATATTTAACGATGCTCAATTTTGAGATTGAGCCAGACATCTTGCGCCCCTACGTTCCGGCGGGAACCGAACTCGACACCTGGAACGGCAAAACCTTCGTGAGCGTCGTCGGTTTTCTCTTTTTAAATACCAAAGTTTTGGGTTTAGCGATTCCCTTTCATCGAAATTTTGAAGAGTTGAATCTGCGTTTTTATGTTCGCCACCAAGCCAGTGAAGGTTGGCGGCGCGGCGTAGTCTTCATCAAAGAAATCGTTCCGCGTTTTGCCATCGCCACGGTGGCGCGCGTGGTGTACAACGAAAATTATGTCGCGATGCCCATGCGCCATCAGCTTGAAATAGAAAACCATAACTTAAAAAATAACAGTCAGGTTGAATACGGCTGGCGTCATCGAGGCGATTGGAATTTTCTTAGGGTGCGAATTGCCGGTGAATCAAAACCCCTGGTTTCGGGCGAAGAAGCCGAATTCATCACCGAGCATTACTGGGGCTATGCTGCGCAAAAGGATGGCGGCGCGGTTGAATATCAGGTTGACCATCCGCCCTGGCAGGTCTGGCAGGTAAGCAGTGCCCAGTTACATTGCGATGCCAAAGCAATTTACGGCGAAAAATTTGTTGACGCCTTATCGGCAAAACCGAGTTCGGCATTTGTCGCCGAAGGTTCGGCAATTATCGTCAGACGCGGCGTCAGGCTTTAA
- a CDS encoding prepilin-type N-terminal cleavage/methylation domain-containing protein translates to MMVKPKHERGFSLIELLLVVTIMGVLAAIAVPALRRSRHLAQGASAIQTLKVFGSGQILYERKYAGYGTLAQLYSENIIDPIVATGTKSEYNFTLTVGPTGKTFTINANPQSFSAEGDFYFMDETGVIRSNRGAPANASSPPIPR, encoded by the coding sequence ATGATGGTAAAGCCAAAACATGAGCGTGGATTTTCGCTGATAGAATTGCTGCTGGTCGTAACGATTATGGGCGTTCTGGCTGCTATTGCCGTTCCCGCCTTGCGTCGCTCAAGACATCTGGCTCAGGGCGCATCGGCAATTCAAACGCTGAAAGTGTTTGGCAGCGGACAAATTTTATATGAAAGAAAATACGCGGGTTATGGCACCTTGGCGCAACTTTACAGTGAAAATATTATCGACCCGATTGTTGCTACCGGCACAAAAAGCGAATACAACTTTACGCTAACCGTTGGTCCAACCGGGAAGACTTTTACCATCAACGCCAACCCGCAATCGTTTTCCGCTGAAGGCGACTTTTACTTCATGGATGAAACCGGCGTGATTCGTTCAAACAGGGGCGCACCGGCGAATGCCTCCAGCCCACCGATACCCCGATAG
- a CDS encoding DCC1-like thiol-disulfide oxidoreductase family protein → MTKSSGNQLLLYDGVCGFCNQSIRTILSHDKQGTLKFAPLQSELGKKILARHHLENIDSLIFVENYESAERLYVRSSGALKVANYLGGWWKFFLIFYIIPRPIRDFFYDLFARYRYRLFGKYDHCLLPAPEVRARFLDMA, encoded by the coding sequence ATGACAAAGTCTTCCGGAAATCAGCTTTTACTCTATGATGGGGTTTGTGGTTTTTGTAACCAAAGCATACGAACTATCCTGAGTCACGACAAACAAGGCACTCTGAAATTTGCGCCGCTGCAAAGTGAATTGGGGAAAAAAATTTTAGCCCGCCATCATCTGGAAAATATTGATTCCCTGATTTTTGTTGAGAACTACGAATCCGCTGAACGCTTATATGTGCGGTCAAGCGGCGCACTGAAAGTCGCCAACTACCTGGGCGGTTGGTGGAAATTCTTTCTAATTTTTTATATTATCCCGCGACCGATTCGCGATTTTTTTTATGACCTGTTTGCCAGGTATCGCTACCGGTTGTTTGGCAAATATGACCATTGTCTGTTGCCTGCACCGGAAGTTCGCGCGCGCTTTCTTGATATGGCATGA
- a CDS encoding ectonucleotide pyrophosphatase/phosphodiesterase yields the protein MNRRRLQSAKCRLLSLLLLALIIFNLLSIATNYSANAQSAIASAHVVVISIDGLMPDYYLNSTQIGIKLPTLTQMKLNGAYAEGVEGVYPSVTYPAHTTLITGVKPATHGIVQNRIFEAPDAPQTKEWYWFANAVKTETLWSMAKKAGLKTAAIGWPVTVNAEIDYNVPEIFDPKENPPTGKRTLQYATPGLLQNALVAGKEMTTDGRRTAVSEYIIKNYQPDLLLVHLVESDDAQHKHGPRSPEALATIERLDGYVGRIIEATKQAGVFEKTTFFIVSDHGFAKINQKFFPNVVLAKAKLITVDSNGKVADWQAAAWPAGGACPIVLRDTNDQESAKKVQELFSKYLTRTHSPLSRLVSVADAKRLGAVPQATVILEAAPGFSFDEALTGDEVQSSGATYKGTHGYLPSRPEMYASLIIYGANVRVGAKLALAKMIDIAPTAAACLGLSFEKAEGRPLADLVKPAILPKPQTDKKKKAKA from the coding sequence ATGAATAGACGACGTTTGCAATCGGCAAAATGCAGGCTTTTAAGTTTATTATTATTGGCGCTAATCATTTTCAACCTGTTGTCGATAGCTACAAACTATTCTGCCAATGCTCAATCAGCGATTGCTAGCGCGCATGTCGTGGTGATTTCCATAGATGGATTGATGCCGGATTATTATCTCAACTCCACGCAAATCGGCATAAAGCTTCCGACCTTAACGCAAATGAAATTGAACGGCGCATATGCCGAAGGCGTCGAAGGGGTTTATCCATCGGTGACTTATCCGGCGCACACGACATTGATTACTGGTGTCAAACCGGCAACCCACGGCATCGTACAAAATCGTATCTTTGAAGCGCCCGATGCCCCGCAAACCAAAGAGTGGTACTGGTTCGCCAACGCGGTAAAAACCGAAACCCTCTGGTCGATGGCAAAAAAAGCCGGACTCAAAACTGCCGCCATCGGCTGGCCCGTCACGGTCAATGCCGAAATTGATTACAATGTGCCGGAAATATTTGACCCCAAAGAAAACCCGCCAACCGGAAAACGCACCTTGCAATATGCAACGCCGGGTTTATTGCAAAATGCTCTGGTCGCCGGCAAAGAGATGACGACCGACGGACGCCGCACGGCGGTCAGCGAATACATCATTAAAAATTACCAGCCTGATTTATTACTGGTGCATCTGGTTGAATCCGATGATGCGCAACATAAACACGGGCCGCGTTCACCTGAAGCTCTTGCCACTATCGAACGCCTTGACGGATATGTGGGGCGCATCATCGAAGCCACCAAACAGGCGGGGGTGTTTGAGAAAACCACATTTTTTATTGTTTCCGATCACGGTTTCGCGAAGATTAATCAGAAGTTTTTCCCGAACGTTGTCCTGGCTAAAGCGAAACTGATTACCGTCGATAGCAACGGAAAAGTGGCAGATTGGCAAGCCGCTGCCTGGCCTGCCGGGGGCGCATGCCCGATTGTTCTCCGGGATACGAATGACCAGGAGAGCGCAAAAAAAGTTCAAGAATTGTTCAGCAAATATCTGACTCGCACGCATAGTCCCCTCAGCCGCCTGGTTTCTGTTGCGGACGCCAAACGACTGGGCGCTGTGCCGCAAGCCACAGTAATTTTAGAGGCGGCACCGGGCTTTTCATTTGATGAAGCCTTAACCGGCGATGAAGTGCAAAGTTCAGGCGCAACCTACAAGGGCACGCATGGCTATTTGCCTTCGCGCCCGGAAATGTATGCTTCATTGATTATCTATGGCGCGAATGTGCGCGTTGGCGCAAAACTTGCGCTTGCAAAAATGATTGATATTGCGCCGACGGCGGCTGCCTGTCTCGGACTTTCATTTGAAAAAGCCGAAGGCAGACCGCTGGCTGATTTAGTTAAACCGGCAATCCTTCCCAAACCGCAAACCGATAAAAAGAAAAAGGCGAAAGCCTGA